The following coding sequences lie in one Peribacillus frigoritolerans genomic window:
- a CDS encoding PLP-dependent aminotransferase family protein, with product MNGDYLFKQVYDYVLHRIELNEWNENEKLPSIRNLAAKMKVHRLTVLKAYQLLKQENRVYVKDKSGYYVQSREINKLENMENPIVSAYVQKNHLSEIHETPVSYQFSQALIDPNLLPNRFISDYVKKVFDLYPKVLSTYSTLQGDHELRQSLSDYFNQQYKTITHPDQLLITTGSQQAIHLIAQAYVKSRDTILLERPTYSSAIDIFRAQGANIVTVDIHPYGYDLEQIGFIMKKHKPRLFYLNSTFHNPTGYTVPSAQRKQLVQLAEDHRCLLVEDDVYNDIFFDQKPPPPMYTYDTSGMVIYIKSFCKYVSPGLRIAVMMNCQSSVVKSLLAVKSLADNGSPLLNQKIFLHYLSSPRLQQHVEKLRIALQIRKEIMEEELSVTDWRWTSPNGGLNLWVQLPGCLSTEDLLVNSLEQSISFVPGQICDPLKEPSSWLRLSYSYASEEQISEGLRKFINLVRSTQ from the coding sequence ATGAATGGAGATTACTTATTTAAACAAGTATACGATTATGTATTACACCGAATCGAACTTAATGAATGGAATGAGAATGAAAAGCTCCCTTCAATTAGAAATTTAGCTGCTAAGATGAAGGTTCATCGCTTAACCGTATTAAAGGCCTATCAGCTTCTTAAACAGGAAAATAGAGTCTATGTCAAAGATAAATCCGGCTATTATGTCCAATCCCGTGAAATTAATAAATTAGAAAACATGGAAAATCCGATCGTTTCTGCATATGTACAAAAAAATCATTTATCGGAAATCCATGAGACACCTGTTTCCTACCAATTTTCACAGGCATTAATTGACCCTAATCTTTTGCCAAATCGCTTCATATCGGACTATGTAAAAAAAGTTTTTGATCTCTATCCAAAGGTTCTCTCCACCTACTCCACCTTACAAGGCGATCATGAACTGCGTCAATCACTTTCTGACTATTTTAATCAGCAATATAAAACGATTACACATCCAGATCAGCTATTAATTACGACCGGTTCGCAGCAAGCCATTCATCTGATTGCCCAGGCCTATGTAAAATCAAGAGACACTATCCTTTTGGAGAGACCAACCTATAGTTCTGCCATTGATATTTTTCGAGCACAAGGAGCCAATATTGTAACCGTCGATATTCATCCGTACGGATATGATTTAGAGCAGATTGGATTCATCATGAAAAAACACAAACCTCGTCTGTTTTATTTAAATTCAACCTTCCATAATCCAACAGGATACACGGTCCCATCGGCTCAAAGAAAACAATTAGTCCAGTTAGCCGAGGACCACCGTTGTCTGTTAGTAGAAGACGATGTTTACAACGACATCTTTTTTGATCAGAAGCCTCCGCCGCCCATGTATACCTATGATACCTCCGGCATGGTGATATATATCAAAAGCTTTTGCAAATATGTATCACCGGGGTTGCGAATAGCCGTCATGATGAACTGTCAGTCTTCCGTGGTGAAATCATTGCTAGCAGTAAAATCATTGGCCGATAATGGATCACCGCTTTTAAATCAAAAGATTTTCCTGCATTACTTATCATCTCCAAGGCTGCAGCAACATGTTGAGAAACTGCGAATTGCGCTCCAAATACGAAAGGAAATCATGGAGGAAGAACTGTCCGTAACCGATTGGCGATGGACCAGCCCAAATGGTGGCTTGAATTTATGGGTACAGCTCCCAGGCTGCCTGTCAACAGAAGACTTATTGGTCAATAGTCTGGAGCAATCAATTTCATTTGTTCCCGGCCAAATATGTGACCCTTTAAAGGAGCCTTCCTCATGGCTCCGGTTAAGCTATTCCTATGCCAGTGAAGAACAAATCTCTGAAGGACTTAGGAAGTTTATTAATTTAGTACGCTCAACTCAATAA
- a CDS encoding HelD family protein, giving the protein MILLGNHPDFEQERQRLDFTKRYIDVVIKTSETSKDQFQRNMQEAFGDADWSESALYSQLLTTANFFEMSKTELESLRKASKKPYFARVDFERNDGDRGEVLYFGKTSLYQRESQEQIIVDWRSPIANLYYEGRIGEIEYEAEGETFSGNITLKRQLMIEEGVLEEIRDIDLTTTDELLQESLSKSSSNRLTDIITTIQEEQNKIIRADLNKPIIVQGAAGSGKTTIALHRISYFIYHFKDLFDPRQLMILAPSRVFIDYISEALPELGVEKVKQFTFSEYVQAAIGKQVKLIADDKLTRLLEKDDEEINSAVWISGLKGSPAFKYILDEYVKDIFSGFHPDADFYCDKYRLYSAKKFIRLLEEDYWYLPLYSRLDKLKAILQNEVKLKKKTILERVVDFYDAKIEKALYKNIDPVIRKDFVTKCLDKKEERMGQVQKAIRTSVKGYFKQFKRKDLLDYYQELYQDPERLASYSNGKLTVEDASVLCEYNHKLFSAKSYEMEDLGALLYLHERLFGVDKENKAKNVVIDEAQDYSFMQLQALKTAVDTDMFTLVGDLAQGIHSYRGLQTWDEVHSRIFPRATYTELQKSYRTTVEIMKQANEILQMLTYDFPEVEPVVRHGKDPEFISIEKEGWEEELIDLIESLKGEGFKTFAVIAKTMKDCKLANEKLSGFHQGFHLIDEAGNIPKDKTLIVPSYQAKGLEFDVVFAISLEEAYCHGNELDIKLLYVTMTRPLHRLYFLGNEKKAFLIET; this is encoded by the coding sequence GTGATTTTATTGGGTAATCACCCTGATTTTGAACAGGAACGACAGCGGCTGGATTTTACGAAACGTTATATCGATGTAGTCATCAAAACATCAGAAACAAGCAAAGATCAATTTCAGAGGAATATGCAAGAAGCTTTTGGCGATGCCGATTGGTCTGAATCAGCCTTATATTCACAGCTGCTGACGACGGCCAACTTTTTTGAGATGTCCAAAACCGAACTAGAAAGTTTACGCAAAGCAAGTAAAAAACCTTACTTTGCAAGAGTGGATTTTGAAAGGAATGACGGTGATAGAGGCGAAGTCCTTTATTTCGGAAAAACATCGCTTTATCAGAGGGAAAGCCAGGAACAGATCATCGTCGATTGGCGTTCACCGATTGCAAACCTGTATTATGAGGGACGGATTGGTGAAATAGAATATGAAGCGGAAGGGGAGACATTCAGCGGGAATATCACTTTAAAAAGACAGCTAATGATAGAAGAAGGTGTCCTGGAGGAGATAAGGGACATTGATTTGACAACAACGGATGAATTGTTGCAGGAATCGCTTTCCAAAAGTTCCAGCAATCGATTGACAGATATCATTACCACGATCCAGGAAGAACAAAATAAAATCATTCGGGCAGATTTGAATAAACCTATCATTGTTCAGGGCGCAGCGGGCAGTGGTAAAACCACAATTGCTTTACATAGGATCTCTTATTTCATTTATCACTTTAAAGACTTGTTCGATCCGCGTCAATTAATGATTCTTGCTCCGAGCCGGGTTTTCATTGATTACATATCTGAAGCTTTACCTGAATTGGGTGTCGAAAAGGTAAAACAATTCACATTTTCCGAATATGTTCAGGCAGCGATAGGAAAGCAAGTGAAGCTTATCGCGGATGATAAATTAACTCGATTGCTGGAAAAGGATGATGAAGAAATTAATTCAGCCGTCTGGATATCAGGTCTGAAGGGTTCCCCTGCCTTTAAATATATATTGGACGAATATGTAAAGGATATTTTCAGTGGTTTTCATCCAGATGCTGATTTTTATTGTGATAAATATCGCCTCTATTCCGCTAAGAAGTTCATTAGATTATTGGAAGAGGATTATTGGTATTTACCGTTATACAGCAGGCTGGACAAACTGAAGGCCATACTACAAAATGAAGTCAAATTGAAAAAGAAAACAATTCTTGAACGTGTTGTTGATTTTTATGATGCCAAAATTGAGAAAGCTCTTTATAAGAATATCGATCCAGTCATTCGCAAGGACTTTGTTACAAAATGCCTCGATAAGAAAGAGGAAAGGATGGGGCAGGTCCAAAAGGCTATCCGTACTTCGGTAAAAGGGTATTTTAAGCAATTCAAAAGAAAAGATCTCCTGGATTACTATCAGGAATTATACCAAGATCCTGAGCGTCTCGCCTCGTACAGCAACGGTAAACTTACTGTTGAGGATGCCAGTGTTTTATGTGAGTATAATCATAAATTATTCTCTGCTAAAAGTTATGAGATGGAGGACTTAGGAGCATTATTATATCTTCATGAGCGGCTTTTTGGTGTCGATAAAGAAAACAAAGCAAAAAATGTCGTCATTGATGAGGCACAGGATTATAGCTTCATGCAGTTACAGGCACTAAAGACGGCAGTGGATACCGATATGTTCACACTTGTAGGAGATCTTGCACAAGGCATCCATTCATATCGCGGACTTCAAACGTGGGACGAGGTTCACAGTCGTATTTTCCCTCGGGCGACTTATACTGAATTACAAAAAAGCTACAGAACAACTGTTGAAATAATGAAACAAGCTAATGAAATACTTCAGATGTTAACGTACGATTTCCCGGAAGTTGAACCTGTAGTTCGACATGGCAAGGATCCAGAATTCATTTCCATTGAAAAGGAAGGTTGGGAAGAAGAACTGATCGATCTTATCGAAAGCCTTAAAGGAGAAGGTTTTAAAACGTTTGCCGTTATTGCTAAAACGATGAAAGATTGCAAACTGGCAAACGAGAAACTAAGTGGATTCCATCAAGGCTTTCATTTAATAGATGAAGCGGGAAACATCCCTAAAGATAAAACATTGATTGTTCCTTCCTATCAAGCCAAAGGTCTCGAATTCGATGTCGTATTTGCAATATCCCTCGAAGAAGCGTATTGCCATGGAAATGAACTTGATATCAAATTGCTGTACGTAACAATGACAAGGCCATTGCACCGGCTTTATTTTTTAGGTAATGAGAAAAAGGCCTTCCTTATCGAGACATGA
- a CDS encoding serine O-acetyltransferase yields MIKSKKDYRFYLNEDLKAHKIAKWNWYLRYRFPIVHYQRTLRKVEYYKNCKKSPFSRIYLKFLEGTLINQGIRLGFSIGRNVFGPGLCMAHWGSIVVHKSTKVGKNCKIHSAVNIGIKKGKCPVIGNNVYIGPGAKLFGGITIGDNVKIGANAVVNKDVPSDVTVVGIPARVVS; encoded by the coding sequence ATGATTAAGTCGAAAAAGGATTATAGATTTTATTTAAATGAAGATTTAAAGGCACATAAGATAGCAAAGTGGAATTGGTATTTACGATATCGTTTTCCTATTGTTCATTACCAAAGAACTCTAAGGAAAGTTGAATATTATAAGAATTGTAAAAAGAGTCCCTTTAGTAGAATCTATTTAAAGTTCCTTGAAGGTACTCTAATAAATCAAGGAATAAGGCTTGGGTTTTCAATCGGAAGAAATGTTTTTGGCCCAGGATTATGTATGGCTCATTGGGGAAGTATAGTAGTTCATAAATCAACAAAGGTAGGGAAGAATTGTAAAATTCATTCTGCTGTAAATATAGGAATTAAAAAAGGGAAATGTCCTGTAATTGGAAATAATGTTTATATAGGACCTGGAGCTAAATTATTTGGTGGAATAACAATTGGCGATAATGTTAAGATTGGTGCCAATGCTGTAGTAAACAAAGATGTCCCAAGTGATGTAACAGTTGTAGGAATACCGGCAAGAGTGGTTTCTTAA
- a CDS encoding PhzF family phenazine biosynthesis protein, whose amino-acid sequence MIWSNDFHLFYSPSPIMEQKGGIDMDFYIVDVFAEEKYQGNQLAVLVPESNLTRKEMQQIAKEIHFSETSFIMSNKQENGGYDVRIFTPDEEVPFAGHPTLGTAYIINRIMENGKASKVVLNLPVGQIPVVFNGDTLTMSQNEPSFDMKIDHLEFVARVLNIQVEDIRTDFPIQLVSTGLPCIIVPLKSVDGVQRCSIDPVQFKRFLETYYKCNLLVFSEEESRDPNCLRVRVFMSDTGFYEDPATGSANGNLAGYLLKYRFFDKEKIDVRVKQGYEMGRPSNVNMAAKLKNGTYDIQIGGKVQLVAKGDWLSSD is encoded by the coding sequence TTGATCTGGTCTAATGATTTTCATCTGTTCTATTCCCCTTCACCTATAATGGAGCAAAAAGGAGGAATTGATATGGATTTTTATATCGTAGATGTCTTTGCTGAAGAAAAATATCAGGGAAATCAGCTTGCTGTTCTAGTGCCAGAGAGTAATCTCACAAGGAAGGAGATGCAGCAGATTGCCAAAGAAATTCATTTTTCGGAAACGAGCTTCATCATGTCCAATAAACAGGAAAATGGCGGGTATGATGTTCGAATCTTCACCCCAGATGAGGAGGTGCCCTTCGCGGGACACCCTACCTTGGGCACTGCGTATATCATCAATCGGATTATGGAAAACGGAAAGGCTTCCAAAGTCGTCTTGAACCTGCCTGTCGGACAGATTCCAGTTGTTTTCAACGGCGACACTCTCACCATGAGCCAAAACGAACCTTCCTTCGACATGAAGATAGACCATCTCGAATTTGTCGCAAGGGTGCTTAATATCCAAGTGGAGGACATACGGACAGATTTTCCAATCCAGCTGGTCTCCACAGGACTGCCCTGCATCATTGTCCCACTGAAATCGGTTGACGGGGTACAACGATGCAGCATCGACCCTGTACAGTTCAAACGCTTTCTGGAAACTTATTATAAATGTAACCTGCTTGTTTTTTCTGAGGAGGAAAGCAGGGACCCAAACTGCCTTCGTGTGCGGGTATTCATGAGCGACACAGGCTTTTATGAGGATCCTGCGACAGGTAGCGCAAATGGCAATTTGGCGGGCTACCTTCTGAAATATCGGTTCTTCGATAAGGAGAAGATCGATGTTCGTGTCAAGCAGGGCTACGAGATGGGACGTCCCTCAAATGTGAATATGGCCGCCAAATTAAAAAATGGAACATATGATATCCAGATTGGCGGGAAGGTGCAACTGGTCGCAAAGGGAGACTGGTTATCGAGCGACTGA
- a CDS encoding alanyl-tRNA editing protein encodes MTKKLYYTSTKTSQWDTKIRETIEENGFYYITLEETAYYPEGGGQPADTGKIEGITVLDVIKDNDGKIHHKMERRPDSEIVHCELDWSRRFDHMQQHSGQHLLSAVCRELFDSNTVSFHLGKEYLTIDIMAGFQWTEVHTAAAEKLVNQYIIENREILIYYVTNEQLQTLPVVKMPKVSENIRIVEIEGIEYNPCGGTHVGRTGEIGLIKIFKTEKQKELTRLYFKCGFRALNDYSESLGILAALSNKFNTGRTEILNRVEKLENDYKQLLSANENLKLENANFLADSLLAENGGGFISRIFEDSSMKELLYLAGTIVKKEKVTVLLASRKEQKVILSHSGDTPFHCGQYFKAELGSYNGKGGGNEQTAQAGFASQNDLIAFYEYTVEKLGHNPGV; translated from the coding sequence ATGACAAAAAAATTGTATTACACGTCCACCAAGACTTCCCAATGGGATACCAAAATTCGGGAGACCATTGAAGAAAACGGCTTTTACTATATCACTCTTGAAGAAACCGCTTATTATCCCGAAGGGGGCGGTCAGCCTGCAGATACTGGTAAAATAGAAGGAATCACCGTTCTTGACGTTATAAAAGACAATGATGGAAAGATCCATCATAAGATGGAGAGACGGCCAGATTCAGAGATCGTTCACTGTGAACTTGATTGGTCCCGCCGCTTCGATCATATGCAACAGCATAGCGGCCAGCATCTACTCTCTGCTGTCTGCAGGGAACTGTTTGACTCTAATACGGTCAGCTTTCACCTTGGAAAGGAATATTTAACGATCGATATAATGGCAGGATTTCAATGGACTGAAGTACATACTGCTGCTGCTGAAAAGCTAGTTAATCAATATATCATCGAGAATCGCGAAATACTTATCTATTACGTGACAAACGAGCAATTACAGACACTTCCTGTCGTCAAAATGCCTAAAGTGTCTGAAAATATCCGTATTGTTGAGATAGAAGGAATTGAATATAACCCTTGCGGTGGAACTCATGTAGGGCGTACCGGTGAGATTGGCTTAATAAAAATTTTCAAAACGGAGAAGCAGAAAGAACTTACCCGTCTCTACTTTAAGTGCGGCTTCAGGGCATTGAATGATTATTCCGAAAGTCTAGGAATTCTTGCTGCATTATCGAATAAATTCAATACCGGACGTACAGAGATCCTGAATAGGGTGGAGAAACTTGAAAATGACTATAAGCAGCTGCTATCGGCAAATGAAAACTTAAAACTTGAAAATGCAAATTTTCTTGCCGACTCCCTGCTTGCAGAAAATGGAGGGGGATTCATCTCTCGTATTTTCGAAGATAGCTCAATGAAAGAACTGCTTTACCTTGCAGGTACGATTGTAAAAAAAGAAAAGGTTACCGTATTATTAGCATCACGTAAGGAGCAAAAGGTCATCCTTTCACACAGTGGGGATACCCCCTTTCATTGCGGACAATATTTTAAAGCGGAACTGGGCTCGTATAACGGAAAAGGCGGAGGGAACGAACAGACTGCACAAGCAGGTTTTGCGTCACAAAATGACTTAATTGCTTTTTACGAATACACAGTTGAAAAATTAGGCCATAATCCTGGTGTATAA
- a CDS encoding ABC-F family ATP-binding cassette domain-containing protein, whose protein sequence is MITVNNVGLRYGDRKLFEDVNIKFTPGNCYGLIGANGAGKSTFLKILSGEIEAQSGDVHMGPGERLAVLKQDHFAYEEEEVLKVVIMGHERLYEVMQEKDAIYMKENFTDEDGMKAAELEGEFAELNGWEAEPEASILLKGLGIAEDLHTKKMAELNGGDKVKVLLAQALFGKPDVLLLDEPTNHLDLKAIKWLEEFLINFENTVIVVSHDRYFLNKVCTHIADLDFGKIKVYIGNYDFWYESSQLALKLTQDANKKKEEKIKELQNFIARFSANASKSSQATSRKKLLDKISLDDIEPSSRRYPYVGFTPEREIGNDLLRVDGISKTIDGVKILDNVSFTMNKGDKIAFVGKDEIAKTTMFKILAGEIEPDSGSFKWGVTTSQAYFPKDNAEFFEGVDLNLVDWLRQYSPNDQSESFLRGFLGRMLFSGDEVTKKASVLSGGEKVRCMLSKMMLSGSNVLMLDEPTNHLDLESITALNNGLISFKGSMIFSSHDHQFIQTIANRIIELTPKGTVDKQMSYDEYLENGELQKQVAEMYK, encoded by the coding sequence ATGATTACAGTAAATAATGTTGGTTTACGTTATGGCGATCGTAAACTGTTTGAAGATGTTAATATAAAATTCACTCCTGGTAACTGCTATGGCCTGATTGGTGCGAATGGTGCGGGTAAATCCACTTTCTTAAAAATCCTTTCCGGTGAAATTGAAGCGCAATCCGGTGATGTCCATATGGGTCCTGGCGAACGCCTTGCCGTTCTAAAGCAAGATCACTTCGCTTATGAAGAGGAAGAAGTCCTTAAAGTAGTCATTATGGGACATGAAAGATTATATGAAGTCATGCAAGAAAAAGATGCCATCTATATGAAGGAAAACTTCACCGACGAAGACGGAATGAAAGCGGCCGAACTTGAAGGTGAATTTGCCGAATTAAACGGCTGGGAAGCTGAACCTGAAGCTTCAATCCTCTTAAAAGGCCTTGGCATCGCGGAAGACCTGCATACAAAGAAAATGGCTGAATTGAACGGTGGCGACAAAGTTAAAGTATTGCTTGCCCAGGCATTATTCGGTAAACCGGATGTTCTTTTACTGGATGAGCCTACCAACCACTTGGACTTAAAAGCGATCAAATGGCTGGAAGAATTCCTAATCAACTTTGAAAACACCGTTATCGTAGTTTCCCATGACCGTTACTTCCTTAACAAAGTTTGTACACATATTGCGGATCTTGATTTCGGTAAAATCAAAGTTTATATCGGTAACTATGACTTCTGGTATGAATCAAGCCAGCTTGCCCTTAAACTGACTCAAGATGCCAATAAGAAAAAAGAAGAAAAAATCAAAGAGCTTCAAAATTTCATCGCGCGTTTCAGTGCCAATGCATCCAAATCGAGCCAGGCTACATCCCGTAAGAAATTATTGGACAAAATCAGCTTGGATGACATCGAGCCTTCTTCACGCCGCTATCCATACGTCGGCTTTACTCCTGAACGTGAAATCGGGAACGACCTGCTTCGTGTAGACGGAATCTCGAAAACGATCGATGGCGTAAAAATATTGGATAACGTCAGCTTCACGATGAATAAAGGCGACAAAATTGCATTTGTCGGTAAAGATGAGATTGCTAAAACAACAATGTTCAAAATCTTGGCAGGTGAAATTGAACCTGATAGCGGCTCATTCAAATGGGGAGTTACCACCTCTCAGGCATACTTCCCTAAGGATAATGCTGAATTCTTTGAAGGTGTCGATTTAAATCTTGTCGATTGGCTCCGTCAATATTCACCAAATGACCAGAGCGAAAGCTTCCTGCGCGGTTTCTTGGGCAGAATGTTATTCTCTGGCGATGAAGTCACGAAAAAGGCAAGTGTACTTTCAGGGGGCGAAAAGGTCCGCTGTATGCTTTCCAAAATGATGTTAAGCGGTTCGAACGTCCTGATGCTTGATGAACCTACTAACCATCTGGACTTAGAGTCGATTACGGCATTGAACAACGGTTTGATCAGCTTTAAAGGATCTATGATCTTCTCTTCACATGATCATCAGTTCATCCAAACTATAGCGAACCGTATCATTGAACTTACTCCAAAAGGTACAGTCGATAAGCAAATGAGTTATGATGAGTACCTTGAAAATGGCGAATTGCAAAAACAAGTTGCTGAAATGTACAAATAA
- a CDS encoding helix-turn-helix domain-containing protein yields MDKDSVSNLGKAQQTASELVATGNIEKKEIAETVGVSRITLYNCQGGFLLFNPLIGKEH; encoded by the coding sequence GTGGATAAGGATAGTGTAAGTAATTTAGGTAAAGCACAACAGACTGCTTCTGAGTTGGTAGCTACTGGTAACATTGAGAAAAAAGAGATAGCTGAGACAGTCGGAGTGAGTAGAATAACCTTATATAATTGTCAGGGCGGCTTTTTATTATTTAATCCACTAATTGGTAAAGAACATTAA
- a CDS encoding glycerophosphodiester phosphodiesterase family protein: MKKSLILITLLLTGCTTQVSETNELLIIAHRGDSSEAPEHTMPSYEKAINSGADFIEIDLRITKDDQLIAMHDEAVDRTTNGIGKVSGYTLDELKKLDAGSWFNEDYKGEKVVTLEEIFDRFKTDANYYIETRTVDNQTVMEKKLLKILSERQLLDKVVIQSFSSESLKLVHKLDKDIPLVLLCKDAEVPYLKLNEINQYAIGIGLNGKLVDEAFVGRMHEANLVVHTFFDKKNEKKQIEEVVSYGVDGVFTDYLDNANKHQ, translated from the coding sequence ATGAAAAAATCATTAATTTTAATCACACTTTTATTAACTGGATGTACCACTCAAGTATCAGAAACTAATGAGTTGTTAATCATTGCCCACCGAGGAGATTCTTCTGAAGCACCAGAACATACTATGCCGTCATATGAGAAAGCAATTAACTCTGGAGCCGACTTTATTGAAATTGATTTAAGGATAACAAAGGACGATCAGTTAATTGCCATGCATGACGAAGCTGTAGATCGCACAACTAACGGTATAGGCAAAGTATCAGGATACACTTTAGATGAACTAAAGAAATTGGATGCTGGTAGTTGGTTTAATGAGGATTATAAAGGAGAAAAAGTTGTTACCTTAGAAGAAATATTTGATAGATTTAAAACTGATGCAAACTATTATATTGAAACCAGAACAGTCGATAATCAAACCGTTATGGAGAAGAAATTACTTAAAATACTTTCAGAACGACAACTCTTGGATAAGGTAGTAATACAGTCCTTTTCATCAGAGAGTTTGAAATTAGTTCATAAATTGGATAAGGATATTCCTCTTGTTCTGCTTTGTAAAGATGCAGAAGTGCCTTATCTAAAGTTAAATGAAATTAACCAATACGCTATAGGAATTGGTTTAAATGGCAAACTGGTTGATGAGGCGTTTGTAGGAAGGATGCATGAAGCTAATTTAGTGGTGCATACTTTTTTCGATAAAAAAAATGAGAAAAAACAAATTGAAGAAGTGGTTTCTTACGGTGTTGACGGAGTCTTTACCGATTACTTAGACAATGCTAATAAGCACCAATAA
- a CDS encoding LptM family lipoprotein — MKKIVLGFALSLSILVLAACGLGEEAGSTKQPTAQSAPAKVDKKDQVSQLKDSEVVFNYEGKDVNGKQLKEFADEYMSSLGESKKFDKESVAKRYILRNELMKYSGVSQETIDESHKSFVERNEGNEDLLDMSKGATLFIELEKALFFKDYSFNEELMNKYYNNLSDGAKANVSRKDFATNYGLIYKNITEDKEEYQKLKDFQQKLLNDSGAKGIDLKVQDEKTEFIL; from the coding sequence ATGAAAAAAATCGTATTAGGCTTTGCATTATCGTTGTCTATATTAGTTTTGGCTGCATGTGGATTAGGGGAGGAAGCTGGTTCTACTAAACAACCAACTGCTCAAAGTGCGCCTGCTAAAGTGGATAAGAAGGACCAAGTGAGTCAATTAAAAGATAGTGAAGTGGTATTCAATTATGAAGGTAAAGATGTTAACGGAAAACAATTGAAAGAATTTGCTGATGAATATATGTCGAGTCTTGGCGAATCCAAAAAATTCGATAAAGAGTCTGTAGCAAAAAGGTATATTCTTAGGAATGAACTTATGAAATACTCAGGGGTATCTCAAGAGACAATTGATGAATCTCATAAATCATTCGTTGAACGAAATGAAGGAAACGAAGATTTATTAGATATGAGTAAAGGTGCGACATTATTTATAGAGCTAGAAAAAGCGCTTTTCTTTAAGGATTATTCGTTCAATGAAGAATTAATGAATAAATACTATAATAATCTGTCTGATGGGGCGAAAGCTAATGTTTCACGAAAAGACTTCGCTACTAACTATGGTCTTATTTACAAAAACATTACTGAAGATAAAGAAGAATACCAAAAATTAAAAGATTTCCAACAAAAATTACTTAACGACTCTGGCGCTAAAGGTATCGACCTTAAAGTTCAAGATGAAAAAACTGAATTTATACTATAA
- a CDS encoding GNAT family N-acetyltransferase, whose translation MKIRKAMEQDVNGIANVHINSWKTTYKGILPDQYLSSLNLEAKKKNWLRNLKMLHNATFVAENANGEIIGFAAGGPEQTNDPLIQGEVYAIYFLQEYQRQGLGREMIKAVIHELVKMEHQNLIIWALKDNPSCGFYRALGGQVIAEKTVKMAGIELIEVGFGWEDIQDILLHL comes from the coding sequence ATGAAGATAAGGAAAGCCATGGAACAAGATGTAAATGGAATAGCAAATGTACATATAAACAGTTGGAAAACGACTTATAAAGGAATCCTCCCGGATCAATATTTGTCTTCCTTGAATCTGGAAGCCAAAAAGAAAAACTGGCTAAGAAATTTAAAGATGCTGCATAATGCCACCTTTGTAGCGGAAAACGCCAATGGGGAAATCATCGGTTTCGCGGCCGGCGGCCCTGAACAAACGAATGATCCGCTTATTCAAGGTGAAGTATATGCCATTTATTTTTTACAAGAATATCAACGACAGGGACTCGGCCGAGAAATGATAAAAGCGGTCATACATGAGCTTGTGAAAATGGAACATCAGAATTTAATAATATGGGCATTAAAGGATAATCCTTCATGCGGTTTTTACAGAGCCCTTGGCGGTCAAGTGATAGCTGAAAAAACCGTTAAAATGGCAGGCATCGAGCTTATCGAAGTCGGTTTCGGGTGGGAAGACATTCAGGATATCCTTTTGCATTTGTAA